The Corynebacterium glaucum genome includes a region encoding these proteins:
- a CDS encoding sulfate adenylyltransferase subunit 1: MSNTTLAGAAAALAERATLRLCTAGSVDDGKSTFVGRLLHDTKSVLADQLASVERTSADRGFEGLDLSLLVDGLRAEREQGITIDVAYRYFATDKRTFILADTPGHVQYTRNTVTGMSNSQVVVLLVDARNGVVEQTIRHLTVSKLLGVKTVILGVNKIDLVDYSQEVFEDIRAAFEAKAQELGIEEPIAVPISALKGDNVAERSSNMDWYTGPTVLELLETIPVNSGRALELPFRFPIQYVLREHASDYRAYAGKVTAGSISLNDVVSAPNGRETRVVGIDSADGEVEHAEAGDSVALRLADEIDLTRGDLLAAQPRPEDVTEFAATVVGLTEKDLAPGKPVKLRYGTSLVRARLASVDRILDIDSADSDVIDPAGVGLNDIAHVTIQVADELPVEDYAARGAVGSFLLIDQASGNTLAAGFVGTRLR, encoded by the coding sequence ATGTCGAACACCACTCTTGCGGGCGCAGCCGCTGCGTTAGCAGAGCGCGCAACGCTGCGCCTCTGCACCGCCGGCAGCGTCGACGACGGCAAGTCCACCTTCGTCGGCCGCCTGCTGCACGACACCAAGTCGGTGCTCGCCGACCAGCTCGCCTCGGTGGAGCGCACCAGCGCCGATCGCGGTTTCGAGGGGCTCGACTTGAGCTTGCTTGTCGACGGCCTTCGGGCCGAGCGCGAGCAGGGCATCACCATCGACGTTGCCTACCGCTACTTCGCTACGGACAAGCGCACCTTCATCCTCGCCGACACCCCGGGGCACGTCCAGTACACCCGCAATACGGTCACCGGCATGTCGAACTCCCAGGTGGTGGTCTTGCTTGTCGATGCCCGCAACGGCGTCGTCGAACAAACCATCCGCCACCTCACCGTGTCCAAGCTGCTGGGCGTGAAAACGGTCATCCTCGGCGTGAACAAGATCGACCTGGTTGACTACTCGCAGGAAGTCTTCGAGGACATCCGCGCTGCGTTCGAGGCGAAGGCGCAGGAGTTGGGTATCGAGGAGCCGATCGCGGTGCCGATCTCTGCGCTCAAGGGAGACAATGTCGCCGAGCGCTCTTCCAACATGGACTGGTACACCGGCCCCACCGTGCTCGAGCTTCTCGAAACCATCCCCGTCAACTCCGGTCGCGCGCTCGAGCTGCCGTTCCGTTTCCCCATCCAGTACGTCCTTCGCGAGCACGCCTCCGACTACCGCGCCTATGCAGGCAAGGTCACCGCAGGGAGCATTTCGCTTAACGACGTGGTGTCTGCCCCCAACGGGCGCGAAACCCGAGTCGTTGGCATCGACTCCGCCGACGGCGAAGTCGAGCACGCAGAGGCAGGTGACTCCGTGGCACTTCGCCTGGCAGACGAGATCGACCTCACCCGTGGTGACCTGCTGGCGGCGCAGCCGCGCCCCGAGGACGTCACCGAGTTCGCCGCCACCGTGGTGGGCCTAACCGAGAAGGACCTCGCGCCGGGCAAGCCAGTGAAGCTGCGCTACGGTACTTCGCTCGTGCGCGCTCGCCTGGCCAGCGTGGACCGGATCTTGGACATCGACTCCGCTGATAGCGACGTCATCGATCCTGCGGGAGTGGGTTTGAACGACATCGCGCACGTGACGATCCAGGTCGCTGACGAGCTTCCGGTGGAGGACTACGCCGCCCGCGGTGCCGTCGGTAGTTTCCTGTTGATTGACCAGGCAAGCGGGAACACGCTCGCCGCCGGGTTTGTGGGCACGCGCCTGCGCTAA
- the cysD gene encoding sulfate adenylyltransferase subunit CysD, with the protein MGTTVNALSPHLKDLENESIHILREVAGQFDKIGLLFSGGKDSCVVFELARRAFHPAAMPIELLHVDTGHNFPEVIEFRDALVDKHNARLRVAHVQDWIDRGDLVERPDGTRNPLQTVPLVETIAEVGYDAVLGGARRDEERARAKERVFSVRDSFGGWDPRRQRPELWDLYNGGKLPGENIRVFPISNWTESDVWEYIGARGIELPSIYFAHDREVFNRGGMWLTAGEWGGPRDGEEIQTRRVRYRTVGDMSCTGAVDSDATTIDQVLAEIATSTLTERGATRADDRLSESAMEDRKKEGYF; encoded by the coding sequence ATGGGTACAACAGTGAACGCGCTTTCGCCGCACCTGAAAGATTTAGAGAACGAGTCCATCCACATCCTGCGTGAGGTGGCCGGGCAGTTCGACAAGATTGGCCTGCTGTTTTCCGGCGGCAAGGACTCCTGCGTGGTCTTCGAACTCGCCAGGCGAGCCTTCCATCCCGCCGCCATGCCGATTGAGCTGTTGCATGTGGATACGGGCCACAACTTCCCCGAGGTGATTGAGTTCCGGGACGCGCTCGTCGATAAGCACAATGCCCGGCTGCGGGTGGCGCACGTGCAGGACTGGATTGACCGGGGCGACCTGGTGGAGCGGCCTGATGGCACGCGCAACCCGCTGCAGACCGTGCCACTGGTGGAGACTATCGCCGAGGTTGGCTATGACGCGGTGCTGGGCGGTGCCCGGCGCGACGAGGAGCGGGCCCGCGCGAAGGAGCGCGTGTTCTCCGTGCGCGATTCTTTCGGCGGCTGGGATCCCCGCCGCCAGCGCCCTGAGCTGTGGGATCTGTACAACGGCGGCAAGTTGCCGGGCGAGAACATCCGCGTGTTCCCGATCTCGAACTGGACCGAGTCGGACGTGTGGGAGTACATCGGCGCGCGCGGCATCGAGCTTCCCAGCATCTACTTCGCGCACGACCGTGAGGTGTTCAACCGTGGCGGTATGTGGCTGACGGCTGGAGAGTGGGGCGGCCCGCGCGACGGCGAGGAGATTCAGACTCGTCGCGTGCGCTACCGCACCGTGGGCGACATGTCCTGCACGGGTGCCGTGGATTCGGATGCCACCACCATTGACCAGGTGCTGGCGGAGATTGCCACCTCCACCTTGACAGAGCGCGGCGCCACCCGCGCGGATGACCGTTTGAGCGAGTCCGCCATGGAGGACCGCAAGAAGGAGGGCTACTTCTGA
- a CDS encoding phosphoadenylyl-sulfate reductase, which yields MSTNMINLLHTGGSGDSGYRDPAISPDGPTTTEPLPPEIAERNAALVEEFADSLYDAPADAILAWAHEHAPGPVAVTLSMENTVLAELAERHLPGADFLFLDTEYHFPETLDVAAEVEQRYPEHRLVRATAVLSRAEQDKVYGPNLFLREPSACCRMRKVEPLAVHMSPYVGWVTGLRRADGPTRAEAPALSLDNTGRLKISPLVTWSLEDTEAFERDENLIIHPLTRQGYPSIGCATCTMPVAEGEDPRAGRWAFANKTECGLHE from the coding sequence ATGAGTACTAACATGATCAACTTGCTGCACACTGGCGGCAGCGGCGACTCAGGTTACCGCGACCCTGCCATCAGCCCCGATGGGCCCACCACGACGGAGCCCCTCCCACCCGAGATCGCCGAGCGCAATGCCGCGCTGGTTGAGGAGTTCGCCGATTCGCTTTACGACGCTCCGGCTGACGCAATCCTTGCATGGGCCCACGAGCACGCCCCGGGGCCGGTGGCGGTGACGCTGTCGATGGAGAACACGGTGCTGGCGGAGCTCGCCGAGCGTCACCTGCCCGGCGCCGACTTCCTGTTCCTAGACACCGAGTACCACTTCCCGGAGACCCTGGATGTGGCCGCTGAGGTGGAGCAGCGCTACCCGGAACACCGCCTGGTGCGTGCGACGGCGGTATTGAGCCGTGCCGAGCAGGACAAGGTCTACGGGCCGAACCTGTTCCTGCGCGAGCCGTCCGCCTGCTGCCGGATGCGCAAGGTGGAGCCGCTCGCCGTGCACATGAGCCCTTACGTGGGCTGGGTGACCGGTCTGCGGCGCGCCGACGGCCCGACCCGCGCGGAAGCGCCGGCGCTATCGCTGGACAACACCGGACGCCTCAAGATCTCCCCGCTGGTCACCTGGTCGCTGGAAGACACCGAGGCCTTCGAGCGCGACGAGAACCTGATCATCCACCCGCTCACGCGCCAGGGCTACCCCTCCATTGGCTGCGCCACCTGCACCATGCCGGTGGCCGAGGGCGAGGACCCGCGCGCCGGGCGATGGGCATTTGCCAACAAGACCGAGTGCGGCTTGCACGAGTAA
- a CDS encoding nitrite/sulfite reductase, translated as MSAPTVKRERVRKPEGQWLVDGTAPLNHDEELKQASEIWDVKQRVIDTYSKEGFDSIAREDLYPRFKWLGLYTQRKQNLGGEYTGEDNSVLEDKFFMMRVRFDGGRCTTAQARAVGEISRDYARSTVDLTDRQNIQLHWVRVEDVPAIWDKLETHGLNTWDACGDVPRVVLGSPVAGIAKDEIIDATPAIERIQEIFTDAEFQNLPRKFKSAISGNARQDVVHEINDLAFIGVEHPELGPGFECYVGGGLSTNPMLAQSLGAFVTLEQVPEVWANVVRIFRDYGYRRLRNRARLKFLVAEWGVEKFRQILEEDYLGYALPDGPHAPNNLVDRDHIGVHEQKDGNVYIGVKPTLGHMSGEQLIAIADLAERFGVSQLRFTPFKELLLLGVDPADVDKLKLELDQLGLSSEPSEFRRGLISCTGLEYCKLAHVTTKSRAIELADELEERFGDLDSPISISLNGCPNACARHHVSDIGLKGQMVAGPDGEKVEGFQVHLGGTIGEGANFGRKLRGHKVLSSELTEYVTRVVQHYVDQRVDGETFRDWVQRAEEDDLR; from the coding sequence GTGAGTGCACCAACGGTGAAGCGCGAGCGTGTCCGCAAGCCGGAGGGGCAATGGCTTGTCGACGGCACCGCCCCCCTGAACCACGACGAGGAGCTCAAGCAGGCCTCCGAGATTTGGGACGTGAAGCAACGCGTTATCGACACCTACTCCAAGGAGGGGTTCGACTCCATCGCGCGCGAGGACTTGTACCCGCGGTTCAAGTGGCTGGGCCTGTACACCCAGCGCAAGCAGAACCTCGGCGGTGAGTACACGGGCGAGGACAACTCGGTGCTGGAGGACAAGTTCTTCATGATGCGCGTGCGCTTCGACGGGGGTCGCTGCACCACCGCCCAAGCTCGCGCCGTCGGCGAGATTTCTCGGGACTACGCCCGCTCCACGGTGGACCTCACCGACCGCCAGAACATCCAGCTGCACTGGGTGCGAGTGGAAGACGTGCCGGCGATCTGGGACAAGCTCGAAACTCACGGCCTGAATACCTGGGACGCCTGCGGCGACGTGCCGCGCGTGGTGCTTGGTAGCCCGGTTGCCGGTATCGCGAAGGACGAAATCATTGACGCGACCCCGGCCATCGAGCGCATCCAGGAGATCTTCACCGACGCCGAGTTCCAGAACCTGCCGCGCAAGTTCAAGTCGGCGATTTCTGGCAACGCGCGCCAGGACGTGGTGCACGAGATCAATGACCTCGCCTTCATCGGCGTCGAGCACCCAGAGCTCGGGCCCGGCTTCGAGTGCTACGTTGGCGGCGGCTTGTCCACCAACCCGATGCTCGCGCAGTCGCTCGGTGCGTTTGTCACCCTTGAGCAGGTGCCGGAGGTGTGGGCGAACGTCGTGCGCATCTTCCGCGACTACGGCTACCGCCGCCTACGCAACCGCGCACGCCTGAAGTTCCTGGTCGCCGAGTGGGGCGTGGAAAAATTCCGCCAGATCCTCGAGGAGGACTACCTCGGCTACGCGCTGCCGGACGGGCCGCACGCGCCGAACAACCTCGTCGACCGTGACCACATTGGCGTGCACGAGCAAAAGGACGGCAACGTCTACATCGGCGTGAAGCCCACGCTCGGCCACATGTCCGGTGAGCAGCTCATCGCGATTGCAGACTTGGCTGAGCGCTTCGGTGTTTCGCAGCTGCGGTTTACCCCGTTCAAGGAGCTCTTGCTGTTGGGGGTTGATCCCGCAGACGTCGATAAGCTCAAGCTCGAGCTTGACCAGCTGGGCCTGAGCAGCGAGCCGAGCGAGTTCCGCCGCGGCCTGATTTCGTGCACGGGGCTGGAATACTGCAAGCTCGCGCACGTCACCACCAAGTCGCGGGCGATTGAGCTTGCCGACGAATTGGAGGAGCGCTTCGGCGACTTGGACTCGCCGATCTCGATCTCGCTGAACGGCTGCCCGAATGCCTGCGCGCGCCACCACGTCTCCGACATCGGGTTGAAGGGCCAGATGGTGGCCGGACCCGACGGGGAGAAGGTGGAGGGTTTCCAGGTGCACCTCGGCGGCACGATCGGCGAGGGTGCGAACTTCGGCCGCAAGCTGCGCGGGCACAAGGTGCTTTCATCCGAGCTGACGGAATACGTCACGCGCGTGGTGCAGCACTACGTGGACCAGCGCGTTGACGGCGAGACGTTCCGCGACTGGGTCCAGCGCGCAGAAGAGGATGACCTGCGATGA
- a CDS encoding FAD-dependent oxidoreductase, whose product MSLRVAVIGAGPAGIYASDLLIRNQELDIHVDLFEQMPAPFGLIRYGVAPDHPRIKGIVKSLHNVLDKPKLRLIGNVTVGRDITVEELREYYDAVVFSTGAVRDRDLLIPGGDKSIGAGEFVGFYDGNPRFERNWDLSAKEVAVVGVGNVALDISRVLAKTGDELLVTEIPDNVYESLKGNQAQTVHMFGRRGPAQAKFTPKELRELDESETIQVLVAPEDIDYDQLSEEVRRADKSVDLVCQVLEQYAMREPDDSPHKIYIHFFEAPVEVLTEGDAIVGIRTERQELDGEGGIRGTGKFTDWPVQQVYHAVGYRSEPVEGVPFDTERHVIPNDGGHVLTDPDGEIVPDLYTTGWIKRGPIGLIGNTKSDAKETTDMLVSDALAGRLTAPAHEDPDAILGLLQSRDIEYTTWDGWYRLDEAERAAGADCGTNARERKKIVEWEDMLAHSTHKREG is encoded by the coding sequence ATGAGTCTGCGAGTCGCCGTGATCGGTGCCGGACCCGCCGGGATTTACGCCTCTGATCTGCTCATCCGCAACCAGGAGTTGGACATCCACGTGGATCTGTTCGAGCAGATGCCCGCGCCGTTCGGCCTGATCCGCTACGGCGTCGCGCCGGATCACCCGCGCATTAAGGGCATTGTGAAGAGCCTGCACAACGTGCTGGACAAGCCGAAGTTGCGCCTGATCGGCAACGTCACCGTGGGCCGCGACATCACCGTGGAAGAGCTCCGCGAGTACTACGACGCCGTAGTCTTCTCCACCGGTGCTGTGCGCGACCGCGACCTGCTTATTCCAGGCGGCGACAAGTCCATCGGCGCTGGCGAATTCGTGGGCTTTTACGACGGCAACCCGCGCTTTGAGCGCAACTGGGATCTCTCCGCAAAGGAAGTCGCAGTGGTCGGCGTGGGCAACGTCGCGCTCGACATCTCGCGCGTGCTGGCAAAGACTGGCGACGAGCTCTTAGTCACCGAGATCCCGGACAACGTCTATGAGTCGCTCAAGGGCAACCAAGCACAAACGGTGCACATGTTCGGCCGCCGCGGCCCCGCACAAGCGAAGTTCACCCCGAAGGAACTGCGTGAACTCGACGAGTCCGAGACCATCCAGGTGCTCGTTGCCCCCGAGGACATCGACTACGACCAGCTCAGCGAAGAGGTGCGCCGGGCCGACAAGTCCGTCGACCTCGTCTGCCAGGTGCTGGAGCAGTACGCCATGCGCGAGCCGGACGATTCGCCGCACAAAATCTACATTCACTTCTTCGAGGCACCCGTAGAGGTGCTCACCGAGGGCGACGCAATTGTGGGCATCCGCACGGAACGCCAGGAACTTGACGGCGAAGGCGGCATCCGCGGCACCGGCAAGTTCACCGATTGGCCGGTGCAGCAGGTCTACCACGCGGTGGGCTACCGCTCCGAGCCGGTCGAGGGCGTGCCCTTCGACACCGAGCGCCACGTCATCCCGAACGACGGCGGCCACGTCCTCACAGACCCAGACGGCGAGATCGTCCCAGACCTCTACACCACCGGCTGGATCAAGCGTGGCCCGATCGGCCTGATCGGCAACACCAAGTCCGACGCCAAGGAAACGACGGACATGCTGGTCAGCGATGCCCTTGCCGGCCGCCTCACCGCTCCGGCGCACGAGGATCCGGATGCGATTCTGGGGCTGCTGCAGTCGCGCGACATCGAATACACCACCTGGGATGGCTGGTACCGCCTGGATGAGGCCGAGCGCGCCGCAGGTGCAGACTGCGGAACCAACGCCCGCGAGCGCAAGAAGATCGTCGAGTGGGAGGACATGCTCGCACACTCCACCCACAAGCGCGAGGGTTAG
- a CDS encoding Fic family protein — protein sequence MFDPEAPFNQLPPLPPSQVLETPKVLKAVIEARVALAALNTACRLIPNPDIITSTIPLREAQASTEIENIVTTNDELFRAEYNVNPAPDPATKEALRYRDALRHGVKLLGNRPVSEKVAIEIASTLTGNPATVRSTPGTYIGDPVTGTRRYTPPEGRDVIERHLTEWERFIYSDHGLDPLVLMAATHYQFEAIHPFYDGNGRTGRILNILLLLQEDVLDLPVLYLSGYIVQNKSSYYRLLRAVTADNAWEDWILFMVDAVASSARATADLIDELTRAQAETRDHIRELGIQPAAELSELLYMQPYVRIADLPAKDLATRQTASIWLSSLAQAGILEEQKAGRTKIFLNTAALEILTGAGTTTRP from the coding sequence ATGTTCGACCCAGAGGCGCCTTTCAACCAACTGCCCCCATTGCCACCGAGCCAGGTACTCGAAACACCCAAGGTGCTTAAGGCGGTAATCGAGGCTCGAGTCGCCCTAGCTGCGCTGAACACAGCATGCCGGCTTATTCCAAACCCCGACATCATCACGAGCACGATACCTCTTAGAGAAGCACAAGCTTCAACGGAGATTGAAAACATTGTCACGACAAACGACGAACTTTTTCGTGCCGAGTACAACGTTAACCCCGCCCCCGACCCTGCGACTAAGGAAGCGCTTCGATATCGAGACGCTCTTCGACACGGCGTGAAGCTTCTTGGAAACCGCCCAGTGTCAGAAAAGGTCGCAATTGAGATCGCTTCAACACTTACCGGTAATCCCGCCACGGTGAGATCAACCCCCGGAACCTACATCGGCGATCCCGTGACCGGAACTCGTAGATACACACCGCCGGAGGGTCGAGATGTTATCGAGCGGCATCTCACCGAATGGGAAAGATTCATCTATTCGGATCACGGGTTGGATCCCCTCGTACTTATGGCGGCAACACACTATCAGTTCGAGGCAATCCACCCGTTCTACGACGGAAATGGCCGCACTGGAAGAATCCTCAATATCCTCCTCTTGCTGCAAGAAGACGTGCTCGATCTTCCTGTTCTTTACCTTTCCGGCTACATCGTTCAGAACAAATCCAGCTACTACCGTCTGCTTCGAGCCGTCACAGCTGACAACGCCTGGGAAGATTGGATTCTTTTCATGGTTGATGCAGTGGCTTCATCGGCTCGCGCCACAGCAGACCTCATCGATGAACTCACGAGGGCGCAGGCAGAGACGAGGGATCACATTCGCGAGTTGGGCATCCAGCCTGCGGCAGAGCTTTCCGAACTTCTTTACATGCAGCCGTACGTGCGAATCGCTGACCTGCCAGCGAAAGACCTTGCTACGCGGCAGACCGCCTCGATCTGGTTGAGTTCACTTGCGCAAGCCGGGATCCTTGAGGAACAAAAGGCCGGTCGCACGAAAATCTTCCTCAACACTGCAGCTTTGGAAATACTCACCGGCGCTGGCACCACAACCAGACCTTAA
- a CDS encoding ABC transporter ATP-binding protein encodes MDLLRIIGTYGKRYSGAILAVMVLQLVTTLATLYLPDLNADIIDNGVARADVPYIWNVGLRMLIVALIQVAAAVAAVWFASQAAMKTGRDVRADVFDNVTGFSKEDMSQFGTPTLITRGTNDVQQIQMTMLLALNFMIAAPIMAIGGIIMALRQDAGMSWLVVLAVVALAIVVSILAGVLMPMFRKMQERLDAINGLLREQIAGIRVVRAFGHEAHEMDRFTDANTAISKLSLNIGRLFVTMFPVIMLILNLATAAVLWFGGHRVDQGLVEVGALTAFMQYLMQILMAVMMGVFMLMMLPRAIVCARRVAEVLDHEVSDHGVNSATEASISNSSGEVEFDRVSYTYPGAEHPVLNNVSFTAKPGTTTAIIGSTGAGKSTLLGLIPRLYTASEGEVRVSGTDVRAIPRAELVRLVSMVPQKPWLYSGTVASNLRIANPEASDEELWQALGIAQASFVEDLEMPIAQGGTNVSGGQRQRLCIARMLVARPSILLFDDSFSALDAVTEANLQAALREHAAGMTQIVVAQRVASIRDADQILVMEAGEIVARGTHEELMASSETYREIERSQQVVDA; translated from the coding sequence GTGGATCTTCTCCGAATCATCGGCACATACGGCAAGCGCTACTCCGGCGCGATTCTTGCCGTGATGGTGCTCCAGCTCGTCACCACCCTGGCTACGCTCTACCTACCGGACCTCAACGCAGACATTATTGATAACGGTGTCGCGCGCGCGGATGTGCCCTACATTTGGAACGTGGGTCTGCGCATGCTCATTGTCGCGCTCATCCAGGTCGCAGCGGCGGTTGCTGCCGTATGGTTCGCCTCGCAAGCCGCGATGAAGACAGGCCGCGACGTGCGCGCAGACGTCTTCGACAACGTCACGGGCTTCAGTAAAGAGGACATGAGCCAATTCGGCACCCCGACGCTGATCACCCGCGGCACCAACGACGTGCAGCAGATCCAGATGACGATGCTGCTTGCCCTTAATTTCATGATCGCAGCGCCCATCATGGCGATCGGCGGCATCATCATGGCCCTGCGCCAGGACGCGGGCATGTCCTGGCTGGTGGTCCTCGCCGTGGTCGCACTCGCGATCGTGGTGAGCATCCTCGCAGGGGTGCTCATGCCCATGTTCCGCAAGATGCAGGAACGCCTCGACGCCATCAACGGCCTGCTCCGCGAACAGATCGCCGGTATCCGCGTCGTGCGCGCTTTTGGCCACGAAGCACACGAGATGGACCGCTTCACCGACGCGAACACCGCGATTAGCAAACTCAGCCTCAACATCGGACGTCTCTTTGTCACGATGTTCCCGGTCATCATGCTCATCCTGAACTTGGCCACGGCCGCAGTGCTGTGGTTTGGCGGCCACCGAGTGGATCAAGGCTTGGTTGAGGTCGGTGCGCTCACCGCGTTCATGCAGTACCTCATGCAAATCCTCATGGCGGTGATGATGGGCGTGTTCATGCTCATGATGCTGCCGCGCGCGATTGTGTGCGCTCGGCGCGTGGCCGAGGTACTTGACCATGAGGTTTCCGACCACGGGGTGAACAGCGCCACGGAGGCGTCGATAAGCAATAGCTCCGGCGAGGTCGAGTTCGACCGGGTGAGCTACACCTACCCTGGCGCCGAGCACCCTGTGCTGAACAATGTGAGCTTTACTGCGAAGCCTGGCACGACCACCGCGATCATCGGTTCGACCGGCGCCGGCAAATCGACGCTGCTCGGGCTGATTCCGCGGCTGTACACGGCGAGCGAGGGCGAGGTGCGCGTGTCCGGCACCGATGTCCGCGCGATTCCCCGTGCCGAGCTGGTGCGCTTAGTCAGCATGGTGCCGCAGAAACCCTGGCTGTACTCAGGCACGGTGGCGTCGAACCTGCGCATTGCCAACCCGGAGGCGAGCGACGAGGAGCTGTGGCAAGCACTGGGGATCGCGCAAGCCAGCTTCGTCGAAGACCTCGAGATGCCGATCGCTCAAGGCGGCACAAACGTCTCGGGCGGTCAGCGGCAGCGGTTGTGCATCGCTCGCATGCTCGTGGCTCGCCCAAGCATTTTGCTTTTCGACGACTCCTTCTCAGCGCTCGATGCAGTCACCGAGGCGAATTTGCAGGCAGCGCTGCGTGAGCACGCAGCGGGGATGACACAGATTGTGGTGGCGCAACGGGTGGCGTCGATACGCGATGCCGACCAGATCCTGGTGATGGAGGCCGGTGAGATTGTCGCGCGCGGCACGCACGAAGAGCTGATGGCCTCGAGCGAGACCTACCGGGAGATTGAACGCAGCCAACAGGTGGTGGACGCATGA
- a CDS encoding ABC transporter ATP-binding protein encodes MSAPTGQNAELTDEQLAEYEEKMAGDNFSQNAPRKAKHFWPSAKRLLGLLAPYKVALTFVFLMNAGSVILGVYAPRVMGHAMDVIFSGVVSKQLPEGMDKTQAVEAMRAAGQDQFADMAEAMTLTPGSGIDFGRLGELIIVVLTLFFLASLLMWAQGAILNRLAVRAVFELRQKVEAKLHRLPLSYFDTRQRGDVMSRTTNDVDNVQQALQQSLSSLFNALLTLVGIIVMMFSISWQLALVALLAIPLTGVVMALVGTRSQKQFVTQWKATGDVNGHVEEAFSGHDVAMIFGRTEELREEFDRRNNELAGAAQKAQFLANSMHPIMQFISYLSYVAIAVLGGVRVANGHMTLGDATAFIQYSRQFNQPLGEIAGMMQMLQSGVASAERVFELLDAEEESEDAADAHLDGRTRGLVEFRDVEFSYDKSEPLIRDLSLRVEPGQTAAIVGPTGAGKTTLVNLIMRFYEIDAGQITLDGVDIRDLSRAELREQIGMVLQDAVLFKGTIMDNIRYGRLDATDEEVIAAAKATYVDRFVRALPDGYNTEVDQDGGSISQGERQLITIARAFLAQPALLILDEATSSVDTRTEVLVQQAMNALRANRTSFVIAHRLSTIRDADLILVMRDGQIVEQGSHAELVDKQGFYYELSQSQFADDD; translated from the coding sequence ATGAGTGCGCCGACGGGACAAAACGCTGAACTGACCGATGAGCAGCTGGCCGAATACGAAGAGAAGATGGCCGGCGACAACTTCTCCCAAAACGCGCCGCGCAAGGCAAAGCACTTCTGGCCGTCCGCGAAGCGGCTTTTAGGTCTGCTGGCCCCCTACAAGGTGGCGCTGACATTCGTGTTCTTGATGAATGCCGGCTCGGTGATCCTGGGCGTGTACGCGCCGCGGGTGATGGGCCATGCAATGGACGTGATCTTCTCCGGCGTGGTGTCGAAGCAGCTGCCCGAGGGAATGGACAAAACGCAAGCGGTAGAGGCGATGCGCGCCGCGGGCCAGGACCAGTTCGCGGACATGGCTGAGGCGATGACACTCACGCCTGGTTCCGGCATCGACTTCGGTCGCCTCGGCGAGCTGATCATTGTGGTGCTGACGCTCTTTTTCCTGGCCTCGCTGCTGATGTGGGCGCAGGGTGCGATCTTGAACCGGCTGGCTGTGCGCGCCGTGTTTGAGCTGCGTCAAAAGGTGGAAGCGAAGCTGCACCGGCTGCCGCTGAGCTATTTCGACACCCGACAGCGCGGCGACGTGATGAGCCGCACCACCAACGACGTGGACAACGTCCAGCAAGCATTGCAGCAATCCTTGTCCTCGCTGTTCAACGCTCTCCTAACCTTGGTGGGCATCATCGTGATGATGTTCTCCATCTCCTGGCAGCTTGCGCTGGTCGCGCTGTTGGCCATTCCTTTGACCGGCGTGGTGATGGCCCTTGTGGGCACCCGCTCCCAGAAGCAGTTTGTCACCCAGTGGAAGGCCACCGGCGATGTCAACGGGCACGTGGAGGAGGCGTTCTCCGGCCACGACGTGGCAATGATCTTCGGGCGCACCGAGGAGCTGCGCGAGGAGTTCGACCGGCGCAATAACGAGCTTGCTGGCGCCGCGCAGAAGGCGCAGTTCTTGGCCAACTCGATGCACCCGATCATGCAGTTCATCTCATATTTGAGCTACGTGGCCATCGCGGTGCTCGGCGGCGTGCGCGTGGCCAATGGGCATATGACGCTCGGCGACGCGACCGCGTTCATCCAGTACTCGCGTCAGTTCAACCAGCCGCTCGGTGAGATCGCGGGCATGATGCAGATGCTGCAGTCCGGTGTGGCGTCCGCGGAGCGCGTCTTCGAGCTGCTCGACGCGGAGGAAGAATCGGAGGACGCGGCGGACGCGCACCTGGATGGCCGCACACGCGGCCTTGTGGAGTTCCGCGATGTCGAGTTCTCTTATGACAAGAGCGAGCCGCTGATCCGCGACCTGAGCCTGCGCGTCGAGCCCGGCCAGACCGCGGCCATTGTCGGCCCCACCGGCGCGGGCAAGACTACGCTGGTGAACCTGATCATGCGCTTCTACGAGATCGACGCGGGCCAAATCACGCTCGACGGCGTGGATATCCGCGACCTCTCACGCGCCGAGCTGCGCGAGCAGATCGGTATGGTGCTCCAGGACGCGGTGCTGTTCAAGGGCACGATCATGGACAACATCCGCTACGGTCGCCTCGATGCCACCGACGAAGAGGTTATCGCGGCTGCCAAGGCGACCTATGTCGACCGTTTCGTGCGCGCGCTGCCCGACGGATACAACACCGAGGTGGATCAGGATGGCGGTTCCATTTCCCAGGGCGAGCGCCAGCTGATCACCATTGCGCGTGCCTTCCTCGCGCAGCCGGCGTTGCTCATTCTCGACGAAGCGACGTCCTCCGTCGACACCAGAACGGAAGTGTTGGTGCAGCAGGCGATGAACGCCCTGCGCGCCAACCGCACCTCCTTCGTCATTGCCCACCGCTTGTCGACGATCCGGGACGCCGACTTGATCTTGGTCATGCGAGATGGGCAGATCGTGGAGCAGGGATCGCATGCGGAGCTCGTCGATAAGCAAGGCTTTTACTACGAGCTAAGCCAGTCGCAGTTCGCCGACGACGACTAG